The sequence CGGTGAAACTCCCGAAGTTGCCGTGAGAAGGGAAGTTATAGAAGAAATCAGCTATACATTACCAGAAAAAATTTACGAATTTGGTCGTTATGACTCGGAAAAAGCAGTACGTCACGTTTTCCACGCACCATTAGAAGTTGAACTAGATAAACTAGTCCTCGGTGAAGGTTGGGATATGGGTTTAGTAACCCCCGAAGAAATCCGCAACGGTAAATGTTATTCAGCAGCAGCAGCAGAAGAAAGACCTTTAGGTGATGTGCATCAACAGATTTTGCTCGATTTTATTAAATTGGGAATAGGTAATGGGTAATTGGTACTCCTATCCCGCTCTAAGATTTCCGGCTAAAAATTTCTCCCTCACTCTCTCCCTCTCTCACTCCCTCCCTCAATCCAAACGGTAATCTTCTGCCGGGAAGGGAGTAATAGGTAATAGGGGATTGGACATGAAGGATTAGTCATTGGGCAATATTTGTAATATTTGGATATAGCTAGGGATTTGTTCGGCTCCCACTACCGTCTGTTTTTTTATTTGAAATTTTTACCAATTCCCCATTACCCATTACCCATTCCCAATTACCAATGCCCAATCCCCCATGCCCCATGCCCTATTCCCACTATCAATTACCTTTCTCCAAAAAATAATTCACAAACTTTCCGGAATAGATGGAAATACGGTGGAAGTAATAATTAACTTGACGAATTATATAGCCAATTTTTATAAGGAAACCGGGGAACTTCACTTATAACCCCGCTAATTATGAAAAGCTCAGTCTTAACAACTGGGCTTTTCTTATTTTTAGATGGGGAATTGGGAATTGGGGATTGGGCATGGGGCATTGGGGATGGGAGATTATAAATACCTTTTCCACTAAAATCGCGCTCCCCGTCAGCATACCTCTGGAGCAATTCTTCACCATCCATTATTTAATTTCTCTTCCACCTCTTTCCTCTGCGTTCTCTGCGTCCTCTGCGGTTTTTTTAATTAATAAAGCAATCGCTACAACAAAAACAGAAAACCTTATTATTTCACCAATTTATCTTTCAACCTCAACAAAAACCCCAAAACCACCTTTATATAATCAAAACTTTTCCTAAAACCCTTAATTCATCAAACTTCTGTATTCATATTCCTTCACAACCTCGTTACCAAACTTCACATAACTAATTTAATTGACAGTATTCTCAATTAGCCCATGAGATTACAAGACTTTCCGCTGTAACATGCTATTGTTATTTTGAGGGAAGCAGTTTATTCACTTTTCAAATTTACGATAATTTTAAAAAATAAATCTCTTAATTCAACAGCAAATAGCCTCATATTTACATCATTGACGTACTACAAGATTAATATTTTAGAGAAAAACAGCCAAAAATGCTCTATGTTCAAATTAAGCAATGTGAATTTTGCTGTGATTGATAATACTAAAAACAGCTTTGATAAGTACGGATATTGACAAAAAAGTTGTTATACCATTTCTTTATAAAGATGCGCCGAATTCAGCCCCTGAAGAGGGGCTTTGTTTGGTTAGCCCCACTCTTACAGAGTGAGGGCGTTTAGCGCAGCCTCATACAGAATTGGTATTAGTAGTTAGTGGATAGTTGTTGGTGGTTAAGAATTAGGAATTAAAAGTTGAAAGTTTAAATTTGAAATATTAATTTCTCTTCGTCTCTCCTAATTACCAATGCCTCATGCCCAATCCCCCATGCCCAATTCCCAAATAAAAAGTATTCGGTTGAACTAGCCCAACAAGCTAAAACCGCAATAAACTAATAACTATTGTGGATTTACGGTGCTATGGCTGTTATGTTCAAACTGCCGCGATGGTTAAGTTTAGGATTGGCTTTTCCGTTGTTTATTCTGAATGCTTGGGTATTGCTTGGGGTTATCAATTATCTTCAACCCTTAGTCAATATAGTTATTGCTGCGATATTATTAGCTTTTGTTTTAGAATATCCGATTGGTTTTTTGCAAAAACGACGGGTAAATCGTAATTTTGCAACTGCGGGAGTCTTATTATTAGCGCTGATAATATTTGCGGCTTTAGCAATTACAGTACTACCGTTAATTCTCGAACAGGTAAACGAATTAGTTAATATATTGCCAGCTTGGATTGATTCTGGTACGCAGCAGTTACAAACTTTTCAAAATTGGGCTGCGACTCAACAGCTACCAATTAATCTTAGTGGTTTACTTCCCGATATACTAAATAGATTATCCAACCAAGTTCAAAGTTTAAGCGGAAGAATAATAGGTTTAGCATTCGGTACAATCGGCAGCGTTTTCAATATTTTGCTGACGGTAGTGCTAACTTTGTACATGATTTTAAACGGCGATCGCCTGTGGGAGGGGATATTAAAATGGTTTCCCGAACGCATTGGTAAACAGGTAAGCGAGTCTTTGAGTGAAGACTTTCAGAACTACTTTATCGGACAAGCTACTTTAGCTACGATTTTGGCAACTGGGTTAAGTTTAGCTTTTGTAGCGTTGCGAGTTCCTTTAAATTTATTATTTGCTTTAGTTATTGGATTTTTTGCTTTATTTCCTTTCGGTACTGGTATAGGAATTACTTTAGTTAGCTTATTGGTAGGGTTGAAAAACTTTTGGTTGGGAATCGAAGTTTTAACTGTAGCGGTAGCGATTGACCAATTTAACTATAATTTTGTAGCTCCACGCATTTTAAGTAAATTTACGGGCTTAAATCCAGTCTGGGTAGTAATTTCTTTGTTAATTGGAGCGAAATTGTTAGGAGTATTGGGATTATTAGTTGCGATTCCCTTGGGTAGCTTCTTTAAAAGCGTTGCCGATGGTTGGCGAGATGGGGAATTTAATATTGTTGATGAGAAGCAATTGGAAGAAGAAAAGTTAGGAGTAGAAAGTTAGGAATAATTAAATTGGAAATTCATCTTAATTTAATATTTTCTTCATATTGTCATTTCTGTGTCACATTTGTCTGGGATGCTTAAACACAATTGAATTCGGGGTACAGAGTCATGAATCAACTCTGGTTATGGAAAAGAAAGAAGAAAAATATTTATATCAGTCCCGAGACTGAAATAATGCAGTTAGTATCATAAATTTTCGCATCAAAGGATGGTACTAACGTGAGTAACTCGAAAAAGAAACTGACAGTATCGCTCGAATTGTCGGAAAAACAAGCTTCTCTAGGATTATTCGATGCTGTTTCGATAATTGTGGGGATTGTCATTGGAGCGGGAATTTTTGAAACTCCTGCTTTGGTAGCTGCAAATGCTGGCAATGGAATAAAGTTAATTGGGCTGTGGCTTGTTGGTGGTATCATCTCTTTAATTGGAGCTTTATGCTTTGCAGAGTTGGCAACAACTTATCCCCATCCAGGTGGTAGCTATTACTATCTACACCGCGCATTCGGTAAACGAATTGCTTTTTTATTTGCTTGGGCACGTTTGAGTGTAGTGCAAACTGGTTCGATTGCTCTTTTGGCGTTTGTTTTTGGTGACTATACCGCACAGATATTTAGTTTAGATGGCTTAGGTAATATTGGTAATTATTCAGCATCTATCTATGCGGGTTTAGCCATAATTATCTCAACTGGGTTGAATATTATTGGGATTCGGCAAGGTAAACGAGCGCAAAACTGGTTAAGCGTTTTAAAAATTTTGGGTTTGATTTTAGTTGTAATTGCTGGGTTGATTTTCGCATTCACTTTTGCTCCCGCTCAACCACCACCTACCTCGTCGAATGCTTCTAATAATTTGGGTTTAGGATTAGTCTTCGTGCTTTTGAGTTATGGAGGTTGGAATGAAGCAGCTTTTATTTCTGCTGAATTAAAAAATGCCAAACGCAATATTCTACGCTCTCTAATATTAAGTATTGGCATCATCACGGCTATTTATATACTGATTAATTTTGCTTACCTCCAAGGTTTGGGAATCAATGGAATGGCTAACTCTAAAGCTGTCGCTGCTGATTTAATGCGGCAAGCTAATGGTGAATCTGGAGCAATTTTTATTAGTTTGCTAATTAGTATTTCCACCCTGGGAGCGCTCAATGCCAGTGTTCTCACTGGAGCCAGAAGTAACTATGCTTTAGGAAAGGATTTCTCGCTGTTTTCCTTCCTGGGAAAGTGGAACAATGCTACTAATACCCCAACAAATGCATATCTGCTTCAAGGAATCATTGCTTTAGCATTGATAGTGCTAGGAAGCATAACCCGCAAAGGTTTTGAAACTATGGTGGATTTTACAGCCCCAGTGTTTTGGTTCTTTTTCTTACTCTGTGGTTTGTCTCTGTTTATCTTAAGAAACCGAGAATTCCATGTAGAAAGAGCTTTCCAAGTTCCTCTCTATCCATTAACACCGATTATCTTTTGCCTGACTTGTGGTTATTTAATTTACTCAAGTACTGTTTATACGGGTATAGGTTCGCTTGTTGGTGTAGTTGTGGTTTTGATTGGAATTCCGTTAGCAGTGAGCAGTGAACAGTGAAGGGTGAATAATAGTTTCTATTCTTTTGGATGGGTATTAATTTAATCAAAGGAGAAAAAACATGATTGTCGAGCGTATCAAAACTTTAATTGTTATCGGTTTGAGTATTTCAACTTTAGGGATGATTAGCTGTAGCAAAGAGAGTGTTCAAGCGGAACAGAATCTAACGTCAGGAGATGAAACACCATCAGTAAATATCTCAAAAACTCCAAAGGCTGATGTACCTTATGTACCAACAGCCAATGAAGTTGTGGAAAAAATGCTGAAAATGGCTAAGGTTTCTAGTAACGATGTTGTTTACGATTTGGGTAGCGGTGATGGACGTATTCCTATCGCTGCTGTTAAACAATACAATGCTCAAAAAGCTACTGGTGTGGAAATTAATCCCGATTTAGTCAAAGAAAGTCGAGAAAATGCGAAAAAAGCCGGTGTTAGCGATAAAGTCGAGTTTTTACAGCAAGATTTATTCAAAACAAATTTTAGCGATGCGACAGTGGTAACGCTTTATTTATTACCTGCAATCAACTTGAAACTGCGACCAAAATTATTACAGGAACTCAAACCAGGTACCCGAATCGTTTCCCATGCTTTTGACATGGGTGATTGGAAACCAGAGCGCGTTGAGCAAGTAAGGGATAAAAACGGACGCAGCTATACCCTCTACCAATGGACTGTACCCGAAAACGTTCCCAAAAATCTGCTTGAACAGTGAACAGTTAGGAGTTAATAGTTATATTCCCCAATTACCCATTACCAATTCTCAATTCTCAAATTTGCCAACATTCATACTGGTATGTATGATAGATAATCATATATATGCATTTAATTATGGCAACTGTTGTAGAACATAGAGAAACCAAACAAAAGCTGTTAGAGAAAGCTTTGGATTTGATTTGGGAAAATAATTACGATTGCGTGGGTATTGTCCAAATTTGTACGCAAGCAGGAGTTACTAAAGGTGCTTTTTATCATTACTTTAAATCAAAGTCTGATTTAGCAGCAGCAGCATTAGAAGCACGCTGGTTAAAGGTTAGGAATAGTTTTGACCGCGTGTTTTCTCCGCAAAATACATCTTTAGAAAGAGTTGATTTTTACTGCGAACTGATAATATCCATGCAAGCAGCAAAACACGCTCAAACCGGACGAGTGCTTGGTTGTCCGTTTATCTCCACGGGACAAAGTACCAGTGAAGATAAGCTCAGAAGTATTTCTGTGGAAATTACTGAGCGGATGACTAAATATTTTACTTCCCTGGTTGCGGATGCTCAACGAGAAGGTATAGTGGATAAAGATTTAAATCCAATTAATATTGCTCGATACATGTATGTATTTGTACAGGGAGTCTTAACCATTGGTAGATTGAAAAATGATTTGGAGTCTGTTAAAACTGATTTAAAACCAGGACTATTAAGAATTTTAGGTGTATCTGAATAAATTTTTTATGGATTTATTAATTGTCTGTAACGGAGAAAAGTAAGAAAAAAATTTTCACTATAAACATACCAACTGGTATGCATAAAATTTTCAAATCTTTACAAATTAGTCATTATCTATTACCCCCCAAAATCATGAGTCAATTGCAGCCACCAAATACAGTTTCAGAAACGGAATTAAAAGCGAGTTTAGAGCAAAATTTGCAGCATAGTTTAGAAAAGCAAGATATAAGTACGGACGTTATAGCTGTAGAGAGCAAGCAAAGAAAACCTTGGTTAGCGCTGTTATTATTAATCTCGGTTGGAATTAACGGAATAGCATTTTTTAGAGTATTTAATCCCAGTCGTCAAGCTGAGAAACCAGCAACGGCTGCCTCTGTTAAACCACGTCCACCAAAAGCTGTAGAAGTAACAACGATATCGAAGGGGAATAGTACTAGAAACGTACAATTATTGGGACAGGTAGAATCTCCGCAACAAGCTACTATCAAAGCTAGAACTACTGGTGTTATCAAACAAATGCTGGTACAACCGGGTGATAGAGTTACACCGGGGATGACAATCGCAGTACTTGATAATGCCGATCAGCAATTAGAACTTTCCCAAGCACAAGCTCAGCTTGCTCAACAAAGAAGCGAATTAGCAAGATTAGAAGTTGGAACCCGTCCGGAAATTATAGCTCAAAGGGAAGCTGCTGTCCGTGCTGCGAGAGCCAGGGAAGCGGAAGCTGTGGATAATTTGCAGAGAAGAACGAAGTTAGTAAGAGAAGGTGCGATCGCGCAAAGATTGTTGGTAGAAGCAAGAGCCGCGGTAGACAATGCCAGGGGAGAAAGATTAGAAGCACAAGCGGAATTATCAGAAGCAAAAGCTGGTCCCACTCGTGAAGTGATTGAAGCGCAAAAAGCTAATGTTGCGGCTGCGATGTCAGTGGTAAATCAAGCGAAATTACAAATCCAGCGCACTAATATAAAAGCAAATTCCGGTGGTGTTGTTTTACAAAGACAGGTAAGTACCGGTGACTACTTACAAAACGGTGGTGAAATAATTACTTTAGTTGCAGGGGATAAGTTAGATATTTTCTTGGAATTACCGGAGCAATTAAGCTCTCAAGTAGCTGCTGGAACTAAGGTAGAATTAACCGCTCGTGCTTTACCGCAATGGAAAGGAAATGCCACAATTACGGGGGTTGTACCTTCAGCGGATGCTGCTTCGAGAAGACAAACAGTAAGAGTGAGATTGGATAATCCACCCCAGGGATTATTACCAGGAATGGCAATTGCAGGGAATTTGCAATTAGTAGCGAATACCGAGGGGTTTATTGTTTCTCGCGATGCATTAACTAGGAAACAAGATAAATGGTTGGTATTTGCTGTTGATAGCGGTAATGTCAAGCAGATAGAAGTTGAAATGGTTGCGGATATGGGACAGCAAGTAGCTATTTCTGGTCAAGAATTAAAATCAGGTCAGCAAATAGTATTGCGTGGTGGAGATGGTTTGAGAGATGGAGCGAAAGTAAAGGTTAAAGGTTAAAGGTTATTATCTTATCCTAAAAACTCTTTCTCTCCTTATTCCTCCTCAGCGTACCTTTGCGAAATCCTCTGCGTACCTTTGCGTTTCAAAAATAGGTAAGAACAATGACAGATGAAAGAAAAATTCAGATTAGTTTAGCGGTTATTCGCATTTCCACAGCAATGTTTTTTCTGGTTTGGTCTTTACGAAAAATAATTCAGCCAGAATCAACTCAAGGTATATTTTCTAAGTTCTATTTTTTAGAAGTATCTTCTGTATTTTCCTATGTAGCAGGTACAATTCAAACTCTACTTGTCCTAGCATTTCTAATCGGTTTATTTAAAACCTGGACTTATGGAGCCATTTTAGGAATGCATCTTTTTTCGGTGTTATCAACTTATAAACAGTTATTTAATCCCTACGAAAGTCCAAATACTTTATTTTGGGCTGCTGTTCCTGCTTTGGGTGGATTGATTGCTTTATTTCTATTACGAGATAAAGATAAATTTTTGACTGTGAAGATGGGGAGACAATTAACAACGAACACGGATTAAATGGATTTCGCTGATTTCACGGATGGTTAATTTTTTGATGGTTGGGATTAACAAGTAACCACTAACCACTAACAACTAACAACGAACACGGATTAAATGGATTTCGCTGATTTCACGGATGGTTGATTTTTTGATGGTTGGGATTCACAAATAACCACTAACCACTAACAACTAACTACTAACAACTAACTACTAATAATGAGTTTAATTAAAACTGCCGTCCGTTGGCGACATGGAACTTTTGTTTTATTCTGTATTTTGGCACTATTCGGTGTTTTATCTTTATTAAGTCTGCCTTTGGAATTGCGCCCTGGTGGCGATCGCCCGGAAATTACAATTAGTACTAGTTATTCTGGTGCTAGCCCTAGGGAAGTTGAGGAGTTAATTACTCGTCCAATAGAGGAAAGGTTGGAAGAAGTACAAGGAATCCAGGAAGTTACTAGTAGTAGTGCTTCTGGTATTAGTACTATCAATTTAGAATTTAATTGGGATAGCGATATAGATAGACGGTTAGTGGATGTTTTGAATAAACTCCAGCAAGTTGAAGCATTACCACCGGAAGCTGGGGAATCTGATGTAGAAATTGTCAGCGGTAGCAGTAGTCCGATGATGTGGACGATACTGGTTGCGAAAGAAGGTTTTACGCCGAATGACGAACATTATCGGGATTTGGTTGATGATGTCATTGTACCAAGATTCCGTCAAGTGCAAGGTGTGGGGCAATTTCTGGTTTCTGGTGGTAGGGAAAGGGAAGTAGAAGTTGTTGTCGATCCTAAAGCTTTAGCCGACCGCAATCTTACTATTGGTGATGTAGTCAATGCGCTGCGTAGTAATAACCGAGATATTCGCGGTGGTCCCTTAGTGTTGGGAAGAAGGGAATATCGAGTTAGAACTGTGAGTCGTTCGACGGATGTGAAGCAATTAGAAGATTTTGTGCTGCGTCGGGATGAATCGGGAACGGTTTATTTACGAGATGTTGCTAAAGCTCAAATGGGGAGAAAAATTCAAGATAGGGCTTTAATTAGAGATAATAAACCGGCGGTTGCGGTGGGAATTGTTCGTCAGCCAAATGCCAACGTACCGGAAATATCTCAAGGCATTCGGCAAGCATTAGTAGATTTAGAAAAGCGGTTTGATAGGGAAGGGGAAGGTATTACTTTTGATATTCCCTATGATGAAAATGACTATATCAATCAATCGATTTCTTTTGTGCAAGGGAATTTGATGATGGGTGCTGTGTTAGCAGCGTTAATTTTATTACTATTTCTTGGCTCTTTACGGACGGTTGCTGTTATTGCAATCACGATTCCTACAACTTTAATTACAGTATTTATTGTATTTGCAGCTTTAGGACGTTCTTTAAATGTAATTAGTTTAGCTAGTTTGGCATTCGCTGTGGGGATGGTGGTTGATAATGCCATCGTGGTGTTGGAAAATGTGTTTACTCATATGCAAATGGGTAAATCACCAGTTAAAGCAGCTATCGAAGGTACCGAAGAAGTTGGTGGTGCAATGTTGGCTTCCACTTTGACAACTATTGCAGTATTTGCGCCAATTGTATTAGTTCAGGGAGAAGCGGGACAATTATTTTTTGATATTGGTATTGGACTTTCCGCATCGGTATTATTTTCTTTATTTGCAGCATTAACTTTAGTTCCGATGCTCTCCGGGTTATTTCTCAACCAAGCAGAAGCACAACGGATATTGCAAGGAATGGGAAATAATGGAGCAGGGAGCAGGGAGCAGGGAACAGGGGGAGAAAGAAGGAATAATCAACAAATTGATTCTTTACTAATTGCTTCCGATCAAATCATCCCAAATCCAACAAATACCTCACCACGCTCTAAGGGACACCCCTCTCCTTACCAAGGAGAGGGAAAGGGGGTGAGGTTTTTCCGGAATGGGTTTTTAGCGATCCAAAATCTAATAACCAAAGTCTCCCAAATATTCCTTTTCTTCCAACGTCGATTTGAAAATTTTCTCCTTGCTACGGTAAGTTGGTCAATAGGAGTCGGACGTAAAGGTAGACGTTTGATAGTATTAGCAATTCCCGTTACCTTACTATTTATCAGTTTTCAACTCCTACCCCCAGCAGATTACCTCCCCGAAGGCAACCGCAACTTGATATTATGGCTAGCACAACCATTCCCCGGAACTAGCATACCCGAAGCCATTAAACTTTCCCAAGGACCTAGAGATTTCGTCAGCGAGCAACCGGAAATCATGCGGAGTCTTTACGTTCATCGTAATGGCTTAAGAGCGATCGCCGCTTTTGTCGAACCAGAGCAAGCAACTGGTAACAAGCTTGATGAAATTGTTGATAGATTTAGGAAGCAGGGGGGTAACTTTCCCGGATATCGTTTTCTAGTACCCCGACGAGTATCAATTTTTCGCGATCCAGGTAAAGAATTTGAAGTTAATATTGTCGGACAAGATTTAGAACAGTTAAATCAATTGCAGCAGCAAGTAATGCAGCAATTACGAGGATTAGAAGGAGTACAAAACGCCCGCTCTAACTTTGTCACCGGAGCGCCAGAATTACAAGTTATCCCCAATCGAGTTAGGTTAGCAGAAGTCGGATTATCGGAAGCTGAATTGGGTGCAGTTGTCGAAGCAGCCTTGGGAGGTTTGCGGGCTTCCGAATTTACCGATGGGAAACGGGAACTTGATGTCACCGTGGAGTTGCAAAATACATCAGTAGAAACACCAGAACAACTACGGCAATTACCGTTAAATATTGGTAACGGCAGACAAGTACAGCTTAGCGACGTTGCCCAAGTTGTGGAAGCCACCGGGCCAGATGCAATTAATCATGTAGACTTAGAACGTTCGATAACTCTCACCGTCAACGTTTCTAGAGAAGCACCTTTGGGTGAATTGATCGAGCAAACAGAACAGCAAATTTTAGAACCCTTACGCGAAACTTTACCAACGGGTTTCCGTGCCGAATTAGCAGGCTCTGCCGATGTGCTATCGGAAACATTAATGCAATTGGGTTCAACTTTTGTTTTGTCTTTATTAATTACCTATTTACTACTTGTTGCCTTATATCGCTCCTTTAGTTTCCCGGTTTTGATTATGGCGACGGTACCCATGGGAATATCGGGAGCATTGTTGAGTTTAATTCTGGCAAATACCATTCCCGGCGTAGTAGTTCCCTTGGATATGATTACCGGATTGGGATTTGTAATTTTGACTGGAGTTGTGGTGAATAATGCCATCCTACTTGTAGATAGGTCATTACAATTACAGCAAGAAGGTAAAAGCTATAATGACTCCTTGTATTTAGCAGTAAAAGACAGATTGCGTCCAATTTTCATGTCAGCAG comes from Rivularia sp. PCC 7116 and encodes:
- a CDS encoding DoxX family membrane protein; the protein is MTDERKIQISLAVIRISTAMFFLVWSLRKIIQPESTQGIFSKFYFLEVSSVFSYVAGTIQTLLVLAFLIGLFKTWTYGAILGMHLFSVLSTYKQLFNPYESPNTLFWAAVPALGGLIALFLLRDKDKFLTVKMGRQLTTNTD
- a CDS encoding efflux RND transporter periplasmic adaptor subunit, which encodes MHKIFKSLQISHYLLPPKIMSQLQPPNTVSETELKASLEQNLQHSLEKQDISTDVIAVESKQRKPWLALLLLISVGINGIAFFRVFNPSRQAEKPATAASVKPRPPKAVEVTTISKGNSTRNVQLLGQVESPQQATIKARTTGVIKQMLVQPGDRVTPGMTIAVLDNADQQLELSQAQAQLAQQRSELARLEVGTRPEIIAQREAAVRAARAREAEAVDNLQRRTKLVREGAIAQRLLVEARAAVDNARGERLEAQAELSEAKAGPTREVIEAQKANVAAAMSVVNQAKLQIQRTNIKANSGGVVLQRQVSTGDYLQNGGEIITLVAGDKLDIFLELPEQLSSQVAAGTKVELTARALPQWKGNATITGVVPSADAASRRQTVRVRLDNPPQGLLPGMAIAGNLQLVANTEGFIVSRDALTRKQDKWLVFAVDSGNVKQIEVEMVADMGQQVAISGQELKSGQQIVLRGGDGLRDGAKVKVKG
- a CDS encoding efflux RND transporter permease subunit; this translates as MSLIKTAVRWRHGTFVLFCILALFGVLSLLSLPLELRPGGDRPEITISTSYSGASPREVEELITRPIEERLEEVQGIQEVTSSSASGISTINLEFNWDSDIDRRLVDVLNKLQQVEALPPEAGESDVEIVSGSSSPMMWTILVAKEGFTPNDEHYRDLVDDVIVPRFRQVQGVGQFLVSGGREREVEVVVDPKALADRNLTIGDVVNALRSNNRDIRGGPLVLGRREYRVRTVSRSTDVKQLEDFVLRRDESGTVYLRDVAKAQMGRKIQDRALIRDNKPAVAVGIVRQPNANVPEISQGIRQALVDLEKRFDREGEGITFDIPYDENDYINQSISFVQGNLMMGAVLAALILLLFLGSLRTVAVIAITIPTTLITVFIVFAALGRSLNVISLASLAFAVGMVVDNAIVVLENVFTHMQMGKSPVKAAIEGTEEVGGAMLASTLTTIAVFAPIVLVQGEAGQLFFDIGIGLSASVLFSLFAALTLVPMLSGLFLNQAEAQRILQGMGNNGAGSREQGTGGERRNNQQIDSLLIASDQIIPNPTNTSPRSKGHPSPYQGEGKGVRFFRNGFLAIQNLITKVSQIFLFFQRRFENFLLATVSWSIGVGRKGRRLIVLAIPVTLLFISFQLLPPADYLPEGNRNLILWLAQPFPGTSIPEAIKLSQGPRDFVSEQPEIMRSLYVHRNGLRAIAAFVEPEQATGNKLDEIVDRFRKQGGNFPGYRFLVPRRVSIFRDPGKEFEVNIVGQDLEQLNQLQQQVMQQLRGLEGVQNARSNFVTGAPELQVIPNRVRLAEVGLSEAELGAVVEAALGGLRASEFTDGKRELDVTVELQNTSVETPEQLRQLPLNIGNGRQVQLSDVAQVVEATGPDAINHVDLERSITLTVNVSREAPLGELIEQTEQQILEPLRETLPTGFRAELAGSADVLSETLMQLGSTFVLSLLITYLLLVALYRSFSFPVLIMATVPMGISGALLSLILANTIPGVVVPLDMITGLGFVILTGVVVNNAILLVDRSLQLQQEGKSYNDSLYLAVKDRLRPIFMSAGTSVLGMLPLAVIPGKGAELYQGLGIVLTGGLAFSTILTPTVVPALMGLLRDFSGNKEIGTKQLQGVDEVEVTNV
- a CDS encoding TetR/AcrR family transcriptional regulator, with amino-acid sequence MHLIMATVVEHRETKQKLLEKALDLIWENNYDCVGIVQICTQAGVTKGAFYHYFKSKSDLAAAALEARWLKVRNSFDRVFSPQNTSLERVDFYCELIISMQAAKHAQTGRVLGCPFISTGQSTSEDKLRSISVEITERMTKYFTSLVADAQREGIVDKDLNPINIARYMYVFVQGVLTIGRLKNDLESVKTDLKPGLLRILGVSE
- a CDS encoding APC family permease, with amino-acid sequence MSNSKKKLTVSLELSEKQASLGLFDAVSIIVGIVIGAGIFETPALVAANAGNGIKLIGLWLVGGIISLIGALCFAELATTYPHPGGSYYYLHRAFGKRIAFLFAWARLSVVQTGSIALLAFVFGDYTAQIFSLDGLGNIGNYSASIYAGLAIIISTGLNIIGIRQGKRAQNWLSVLKILGLILVVIAGLIFAFTFAPAQPPPTSSNASNNLGLGLVFVLLSYGGWNEAAFISAELKNAKRNILRSLILSIGIITAIYILINFAYLQGLGINGMANSKAVAADLMRQANGESGAIFISLLISISTLGALNASVLTGARSNYALGKDFSLFSFLGKWNNATNTPTNAYLLQGIIALALIVLGSITRKGFETMVDFTAPVFWFFFLLCGLSLFILRNREFHVERAFQVPLYPLTPIIFCLTCGYLIYSSTVYTGIGSLVGVVVVLIGIPLAVSSEQ
- a CDS encoding NUDIX hydrolase — encoded protein: MDNQQVHHVAIAILYKDNKFLMQLRDNIPTIPYPGYWAFFGGHIEPGETPEVAVRREVIEEISYTLPEKIYEFGRYDSEKAVRHVFHAPLEVELDKLVLGEGWDMGLVTPEEIRNGKCYSAAAAEERPLGDVHQQILLDFIKLGIGNG
- a CDS encoding class I SAM-dependent methyltransferase, whose translation is MIVERIKTLIVIGLSISTLGMISCSKESVQAEQNLTSGDETPSVNISKTPKADVPYVPTANEVVEKMLKMAKVSSNDVVYDLGSGDGRIPIAAVKQYNAQKATGVEINPDLVKESRENAKKAGVSDKVEFLQQDLFKTNFSDATVVTLYLLPAINLKLRPKLLQELKPGTRIVSHAFDMGDWKPERVEQVRDKNGRSYTLYQWTVPENVPKNLLEQ
- a CDS encoding AI-2E family transporter — encoded protein: MAVMFKLPRWLSLGLAFPLFILNAWVLLGVINYLQPLVNIVIAAILLAFVLEYPIGFLQKRRVNRNFATAGVLLLALIIFAALAITVLPLILEQVNELVNILPAWIDSGTQQLQTFQNWAATQQLPINLSGLLPDILNRLSNQVQSLSGRIIGLAFGTIGSVFNILLTVVLTLYMILNGDRLWEGILKWFPERIGKQVSESLSEDFQNYFIGQATLATILATGLSLAFVALRVPLNLLFALVIGFFALFPFGTGIGITLVSLLVGLKNFWLGIEVLTVAVAIDQFNYNFVAPRILSKFTGLNPVWVVISLLIGAKLLGVLGLLVAIPLGSFFKSVADGWRDGEFNIVDEKQLEEEKLGVES